CCGGCCTTTGGCCTGTATCCAGGGTCTCGCTGCAGAACTTGCTTGCTCCAACATCTCAGAAGAGCAGATGGAAAGGCTGGAACAGATTCACATCCAGTTTTCGGACGCCTGTAAAAACAATGACCCTGAGAAAGCCATACTCTGTGATAGCGAATTTCATAGTATCATCATGGATTGCGCAGACAACCAGTACATGGAAGAATTCTCACAGACAATGATATTGCATATCCAGCGGATAAAATATCATTACTTCCACTCCGACAGGCTAAGAAAAACTTCTGTTGGTCATCATGAGGGAATACTGAAAGCTATCAAGGCAAGGGATGCAGAACTTGCAGGATCGCTCATGAAGAGCCATTGGCTCTATGTCATGCAACGATGCCTAAACGACGTACTGGACAAAAACGAC
The sequence above is a segment of the Sphaerochaeta pleomorpha str. Grapes genome. Coding sequences within it:
- a CDS encoding GntR family transcriptional regulator, which translates into the protein MPIPSTNDQMKRQSTKDLIYQAVCNWIICGDLTSGEKINDMELAKHFNVSRTPVREAIQMLEIQKLVKVIPGKATIVTEVDKKDIGDCYRPLACIQGLAAELACSNISEEQMERLEQIHIQFSDACKNNDPEKAILCDSEFHSIIMDCADNQYMEEFSQTMILHIQRIKYHYFHSDRLRKTSVGHHEGILKAIKARDAELAGSLMKSHWLYVMQRCLNDVLDKNDEANPAENLNRP